The following are from one region of the Petrotoga mobilis SJ95 genome:
- a CDS encoding DUF402 domain-containing protein, which yields MVVIKYYNFDLKNKIEEIKTHAVDEKIQVDEIRIFENNLYGIKRKWKILSSHNSVDFIKRILCPSDNVMLTYYHDEKGEMSKYLVYIDFGKYNVDGDNIEFQDQELDLLIYNDLKYKILDMGELLKSFERKKIALSDMQKNLITLKHFINNFNYLGVIDALHLKFGTNAINWLLKNKTWVMNRT from the coding sequence GTGGTAGTTATAAAATACTATAATTTTGATTTAAAAAACAAAATTGAAGAAATTAAAACTCACGCCGTTGATGAAAAAATTCAAGTAGATGAAATAAGAATATTTGAAAATAATCTATACGGAATAAAAAGAAAATGGAAGATTTTATCTTCTCATAACTCTGTTGATTTCATAAAACGCATACTATGCCCAAGTGATAATGTGATGCTAACTTATTATCATGATGAGAAAGGTGAAATGTCTAAATATCTTGTTTACATAGATTTTGGCAAATACAATGTTGACGGTGACAATATCGAATTTCAAGATCAAGAATTGGATCTTTTAATTTATAACGACTTAAAATATAAAATACTTGATATGGGAGAATTATTGAAATCCTTTGAACGCAAAAAGATCGCCTTATCCGATATGCAAAAAAATTTAATAACTCTTAAGCATTTTATTAATAATTTTAATTATTTGGGTGTAATTGACGCTCTTCATCTCAAATTTGGTACCAACGCTATTAATTGGCTTTTGAAAAACAAAACTTGGGTGATGAACAGAACCTAA
- a CDS encoding PspC domain-containing protein, which produces MRKLYRSRENKILAGVCGGIGEYFEIDPVIIRLLWIVLSLVWGFGVILYIIAIFIIPPQPQGNRYSDEHLEETPENERHNVSHNLEDEDRKVVIGLFALLFIVIGLIILVSIITPSTFFFRNFIKIVISILLIGIGAYLISTSRTKK; this is translated from the coding sequence TTGAGAAAACTTTATCGTTCTAGAGAGAATAAAATTTTAGCAGGTGTATGTGGAGGCATAGGTGAGTATTTCGAAATAGATCCAGTCATTATACGACTGTTGTGGATTGTATTAAGCCTAGTTTGGGGATTTGGGGTTATTTTGTATATAATAGCAATTTTTATAATCCCACCCCAACCTCAAGGAAATCGATATTCCGACGAACATTTAGAAGAAACACCCGAAAACGAGCGTCACAATGTTTCACATAATTTAGAAGACGAAGACAGAAAAGTCGTTATAGGTCTGTTTGCTTTATTATTTATCGTAATTGGGTTAATTATTTTGGTAAGTATAATAACTCCTTCGACATTTTTCTTTAGAAATTTTATCAAAATCGTGATAAGTATATTACTGATTGGAATTGGTGCATATTTAATTTCAACCTCAAGGACAAAAAAATAG
- a CDS encoding response regulator transcription factor, with protein MKILVVEDEEKLAYIIKRGLTEEGYCIDVVYDGEEAENYAKYSSYDLIILDIMLPKKDGITVCQNIRKENINTPILMLTAKDSVGDRVKGLDSGADDYLVKPFDFDELFARVRSLLRRESFTRNPVLKVGDLTLNTLTREVWMGEKKLKLTPKEYNILEYFMRNPKIVVTRTILEEKMWDIDFEGNSNVIDVYIRRLRKKIGDKEGKILETVRGAGYRLTVS; from the coding sequence ATGAAAATCCTTGTTGTTGAGGATGAAGAAAAACTTGCTTATATAATAAAAAGGGGACTTACGGAAGAAGGATACTGTATCGATGTTGTTTACGACGGAGAAGAAGCGGAAAACTATGCAAAATATTCTTCATACGATTTGATAATTTTAGATATAATGCTACCAAAAAAAGATGGGATAACCGTTTGTCAAAATATAAGAAAAGAAAACATCAATACTCCAATATTGATGTTAACTGCAAAGGATAGTGTGGGGGACAGAGTTAAGGGTTTGGATTCCGGAGCGGATGATTATTTGGTAAAACCTTTTGATTTCGATGAATTATTTGCAAGGGTTAGATCTTTATTAAGAAGAGAAAGTTTCACTCGTAACCCAGTTCTTAAAGTGGGAGATTTAACCTTAAACACCTTAACAAGAGAGGTTTGGATGGGGGAGAAAAAATTGAAATTAACCCCGAAGGAATACAATATCTTGGAGTATTTTATGAGAAACCCAAAAATAGTAGTTACCAGAACTATTCTTGAGGAGAAAATGTGGGATATCGATTTTGAAGGTAACTCAAACGTTATAGACGTGTATATAAGAAGGTTGAGAAAGAAAATTGGAGATAAAGAAGGTAAAATTCTAGAGACTGTTAGAGGAGCTGGTTATAGGTTAACGGTATCTTAA
- a CDS encoding glycerol-3-phosphate acyltransferase codes for MDFLISLVASYLIGSIPWSFIFAKIFSRKDIRKEGTKNVGTTNAWKIAGPVAGVLSFTGDSTKGVLAILIGFLLGIGKNWWPLLALVAIIGHSWSIWLKGKGGVGVAAAVGSFVVLFPLESAAFGILAGTLWLTFGKGIMFVLSFLWPFVILIGYLRGTMDLLGTVLTIILVAWLFIKGWENLKRAFQEVKEPLKDNFVRRKTWRYMGLLFPALAYPLWGPVVFRYIVVIAGLIALSLELIRKYSKSINELLKKIFKPVGKSEEAYKISGTSYFLMGSAIAGLFPVPYSLISIVMLALGDSWAVLVGKKWGKHQWLKGKSVEGSLACFFISFASGAVYMNLIGLPISYMALIVGALSATVVEGFGNWLNDNLTMAPMAAFFMWVVNI; via the coding sequence GTGGACTTTTTAATCTCGTTGGTTGCGAGTTATCTTATCGGTTCGATACCATGGAGTTTTATTTTTGCAAAAATTTTTTCTAGAAAAGATATTAGAAAAGAAGGAACTAAAAATGTCGGCACAACTAACGCTTGGAAAATAGCGGGACCTGTAGCAGGTGTATTATCTTTTACAGGAGATTCAACCAAAGGGGTTTTGGCTATTTTAATCGGTTTTTTGCTTGGTATAGGTAAGAATTGGTGGCCATTACTTGCTTTAGTAGCAATAATAGGTCATTCTTGGTCTATTTGGTTGAAGGGTAAAGGTGGTGTTGGGGTAGCAGCTGCTGTGGGATCTTTTGTTGTTTTGTTTCCGTTAGAATCTGCGGCTTTTGGTATATTAGCTGGAACGTTATGGCTTACTTTTGGTAAAGGAATAATGTTCGTTTTGTCATTTTTGTGGCCTTTTGTTATTTTGATAGGATATCTGAGAGGTACTATGGATTTATTGGGCACTGTTTTGACTATTATTTTGGTGGCTTGGCTTTTTATTAAAGGTTGGGAGAATTTGAAAAGAGCTTTCCAAGAGGTAAAAGAGCCTTTAAAAGATAATTTTGTTAGAAGAAAGACCTGGCGTTATATGGGTCTTTTGTTCCCTGCGCTTGCTTACCCACTTTGGGGTCCTGTAGTTTTTAGATATATTGTTGTAATTGCTGGTTTAATAGCTCTTTCTCTTGAATTAATAAGAAAATACTCAAAAAGTATAAATGAGTTGTTGAAGAAAATTTTTAAACCCGTTGGAAAAAGCGAAGAGGCTTATAAGATTTCAGGAACAAGTTATTTTCTTATGGGTTCAGCTATTGCAGGATTGTTCCCTGTTCCATATTCTTTGATCTCTATTGTGATGTTAGCACTGGGAGATTCTTGGGCTGTATTGGTTGGAAAAAAGTGGGGTAAACATCAATGGTTGAAAGGGAAGTCGGTGGAGGGGAGTTTAGCGTGTTTTTTCATTTCTTTTGCATCGGGAGCTGTTTACATGAATTTGATTGGTTTACCGATTAGTTATATGGCCTTGATTGTGGGTGCTCTTTCGGCAACTGTTGTGGAGGGGTTTGGTAATTGGTTAAACGATAATTTGACGATGGCTCCAATGGCTGCCTTTTTCATGTGGGTCGTCAACATTTAA
- a CDS encoding sensor histidine kinase: MTVWYLLIMAILLLIFGLSSYYALSYSLYDNIDNFLLARMDDFKGALEQAESVEDIENIKALPNEMIYIYSDDASLLRFYGYLVKIPDIQGKIQKANSGESFFFNLTTDFNWNTRFYVSNAKLKENSNVVIIIGRFTNEIENVLARLKMILISTGVLVMILAGIGGFFYADSSLKPVEKIINTAKNIEENNLTERIKVNSQDELGRLASTLNQMISRLEKAFEQQKQFTADVSHDLRTPLSIIQAESSLTLKKDRSIDEYKKSLELILEETSYMSEIIDKLLFLARSDNKTQFYNFTKTNLKSLLEEVIKKVSPLYHNKSLTLQVEKLEELNIRADKDKLKEALINILDNSLKYTDEGKVTISSVKIGNFAKISIEDTGRGIPKEDLHRIFDRFYRGDKARTSSEKSTGLGLAIVKEIVNAHDGRIEVESEVGKGTVFSLFLPIEK; the protein is encoded by the coding sequence TTGACCGTTTGGTACTTACTAATAATGGCCATTTTGCTTTTAATATTTGGTCTAAGTTCTTATTATGCTTTAAGCTATAGCCTATACGATAATATTGATAATTTTTTGTTGGCAAGGATGGATGATTTTAAAGGAGCATTAGAACAAGCAGAAAGTGTTGAAGATATCGAAAATATAAAAGCGTTACCAAACGAAATGATTTACATTTATAGTGATGATGCTAGTTTATTAAGATTTTATGGCTATCTTGTCAAAATACCCGATATTCAGGGGAAAATCCAAAAAGCCAACTCCGGTGAATCATTTTTTTTCAATTTAACAACAGACTTCAATTGGAACACTAGATTTTATGTTTCAAACGCAAAACTGAAAGAAAATTCGAATGTTGTCATAATCATCGGAAGATTTACCAATGAGATAGAGAATGTTTTGGCTCGTTTGAAAATGATTTTGATATCCACTGGTGTTTTGGTAATGATCCTTGCGGGGATAGGGGGATTTTTTTACGCCGATAGTTCTCTTAAACCTGTTGAAAAAATTATAAATACTGCAAAGAATATCGAAGAAAATAATTTAACTGAAAGGATAAAAGTAAACTCCCAAGATGAGTTAGGAAGGTTAGCTTCCACGTTGAATCAAATGATTTCGAGACTTGAAAAAGCCTTTGAACAACAAAAGCAATTCACCGCAGATGTTTCTCACGATTTAAGAACCCCACTTTCCATAATACAAGCTGAAAGTAGTTTGACTTTAAAAAAAGACAGGTCGATAGACGAGTATAAAAAATCATTAGAGTTGATCTTAGAAGAAACTTCTTATATGTCAGAAATTATCGATAAATTACTTTTTTTAGCCAGGAGTGATAACAAAACTCAATTTTACAATTTCACGAAAACTAATTTGAAATCTTTGTTGGAGGAAGTAATAAAAAAAGTTAGTCCTTTATACCATAACAAGAGTTTAACCTTACAAGTTGAAAAATTGGAAGAGTTAAATATCAGGGCAGACAAAGATAAATTAAAAGAAGCTCTTATAAACATTTTAGATAATTCTTTAAAGTATACGGATGAAGGTAAAGTTACTATTTCTTCTGTTAAAATTGGTAATTTTGCTAAAATATCGATAGAAGACACGGGTAGAGGTATTCCTAAAGAAGATTTACATAGAATATTCGATCGTTTCTACAGGGGAGATAAAGCAAGGACAAGCAGTGAAAAAAGTACTGGCTTAGGGCTGGCAATTGTCAAAGAGATCGTTAATGCGCATGATGGAAGAATAGAAGTGGAGAGCGAAGTTGGAAAAGGAACAGTGTTTTCTTTATTTTTGCCAATTGAAAAATAA